The genomic DNA TGAATTCCCTGCTTTGTGACAAggtgctattatttttatatatacctGAATTTTACTTGATTCTATCAGTTTGTAAATTTTTCACCCATCATTATAAGTGACATCAgccttaattatttttcttttaattctttgtcaAGTTTTATGTTACATTTAAACTGGGTTGTGACATCAAATGGGAAACTTTCTTTTTGCATCTAAGGTCTGAAATAGTACTAATAACCTTAACATTATCTATTTTTTAACGGCTTTcctgagatgtaattcacatactatacgaTTCACCAATTTACAGTATAAACTTCAATGGGCTtcagtatatttaaattttaaccatCACTGCAATTTCAGAATGTTCTCATTACCCCAATAAGAAATACCTACACCCCTTAGCCATCACTGCAAaccctctgtccttcctccctgAGCCTTAGGCAGCTAtaaatccactttctgtctctaaagatttgcctattctggtgAGTTCTTATAAGTAGAATCAcgcaatatatggtcttttgtgactgacttctttcacttagcatactgtttccaaggttcatccatgttgtagcacgctGCTGGATAATGTTCCATTACATGgatatactacagtttatttatccattcttcatgTGATGGACCTTGGGTTGTTTCCTCTTTGGGGCTATTAttaataattctgctatgaacattcaggtacaagtttttgtgtggacatgtttctacttctcttgggtatatacttacgAGTAAAATTTTCGGTTCATATGATAACCTTATATTTAACCATTTGAGGAGCTGTCAAACTCTTTTCCATAACAGCTGTACCATTTTCATCCTTGTGAGCAGTGTATGAATGTTCTGATTTCtcgcatcctcaccaacaatcgttatttctgtctttttattatagctattctaatagcagtgagatggtatctcagtggttttgattcacatttccctaacggctaatgatgtcaagcattctttcatgtgtgtattggtcatttgtatatcttcctcggagaactgtctattcagatacttagcccatttttaattttttgtcttattcttaTTGAGTTATAATAGCTCTTTATATAAAACAGATtcaaatcccttatcagatatataattcacagaatttttcttccattctgtaagttgtcatttcactttgttttcttctttttttttcaaaataaaattccgGTTTATTGTTGGACAACATTGTTTCACACATACATCAAACAggccaaaaaaaataaacagcaatttcatagacaaaaaaaggaaaaaaagaaaccttttatCTTTGGCCTTTTTAACCATCTCATACAAACCAACTACTTACAGTACAGCTAAgtacatacacaaaaaagttaCTGGAATGCTCGGAAtaagattttttgttgttgttgtttttgcttttctttacaaggttttttttctcctttgagattATAATGAACATGGTCACACCACAAGTAAAGTCAGAAGTAGGACAGAGGACGCTCCGAAGGCTGGTTTGGTCGTCCGAGATCATTAAAAATGGCTGACCCCTAACAATAcgtacaaaaatataaaatgtaaataaaaaatacaaacaaattttcctttttaaagtacttttaagaaaaaaagcagggtCTTAGaagttttggttctttttttctctcctgttgcAAATTCACGTTGTGATTGTGGTTGGGCGGTGAAGAGCGTGTGTCATCCGCGGGTGGCACTGCCTGCAGTGGGCAGGCGGGCGGACTCTCTACTCGAAGGTGACCACGTTTAGATTCTGAGACTGGAAGTGGCGGGTGAATAGGTCACGGAGGCctactttttttaagtttaacttttccttttttgctgtcTAGTCATCCTCGTCGGTCTTCTGCTTCTTGGTGTCAACATCGTCGTCCTCGTCATCTTCAGCTGCCCGTTTGCCCATAgctgcctcagcctcctcatcttcatctccatcctcttcctcaccatcgccttcctcctcctcctcctcttcctccccaccttcctcctcttcttcatctACCTCGTTGTCAGCCTCCTGCTCCCCATTTTCCTCATTAGCATTCCCATTAGCAGGTGCGTCTCTTCCATTGTCTGCCTCCTCCAcagcttccttcttctcctttaaGTCCTTGGCGGTGATCTCGGAGCTGGGGTCCCCGGCCGTGTCTGACATGGTGGGGCACGCCGGTGATCCAATGCAGG from Equus quagga isolate Etosha38 chromosome 8, UCLA_HA_Equagga_1.0, whole genome shotgun sequence includes the following:
- the LOC124244088 gene encoding prothymosin alpha-like; this encodes MSDTAGDPSSEITAKDLKEKKEAVEEADNGRDAPANGNANEENGEQEADNEVDEEEEEGGEEEEEEEEGDGEEEDGDEDEEAEAAMGKRAAEDDEDDDVDTKKQKTDEDD